One part of the Magallana gigas chromosome 5, xbMagGiga1.1, whole genome shotgun sequence genome encodes these proteins:
- the LOC136275239 gene encoding uncharacterized protein, whose product MDNMASGIPYIGIFVCLALQVVDCCNIFPFDDSRCYVELVNSQYIVRSLPEGTHVDIINCILVSGELHNPHHVHRTECSKALNGHTVYVSSDGINQARSVELKRDTNSSTNNSHSSHHYTCYHGHSYYRDVFREAEHSKCHRTYSVINKLDYLRRNDHNCLFTLVREMAGLRLPNCECSNSSSNVYYSFTDRDDNYHHHHMTNHVYKEIITSYLSHVPYNHGVKEPSSKCHTRNQLWQDLLRLLNSDVYCFYGFIYHMREAFHAHSEPPCTSCHSPTTNTNFNHNYEAYIKGDCLSEHTVWSFLMEENSNHYFGQSREQLVEQMAALYPDGTDNKCICYKKFDLNYPYLPSEDYQWARTCRHSDSHYHTSFANAITHLFGHYSHHHSTQTCHSHAAVWQELNRILKHDHHPVHCLETLVHILQSTEI is encoded by the exons ATGGATAACATGGCAAGTGGCATACCTTATATTGGAATATTTGTCTGCTTAGCATTACAAG tgGTTGACTGCTGTAATATCTTTCCATTTGACGATTCCCGGTGTTATGTAGAGCTCGTGAACAGTCAGTATATAGTCCGCAGTCTCCCTGAAGGCACTCACGTGGACATCATTAACTGTATCCTGGTCAGTGGAGAACTTCACAATCCCCATCACGTACACAGAACTG AATGTAGTAAAGCATTAAACGGACACACGGTTTACGTTTCCTCTGATGGAATCAATCAAGCCAGAAGCGTAGAATTGAAAAGAGACACTAACTCAAGCACAAACAATTCGCATAGTTCTCATCATTACACGTGTTACCATGGCCATTCTTATTATCGAG ACGTGTTTAGAGAAGCAGAACATTCAAAATGTCACAGAACATATTCAG TGATCAATAAACTAGATTATCTCCGCCGGAACGACCACAACTGTCTGTTCACGCTAGTCAGAGAGATGGCAG gtTTGAGACTTCCAAACTGCGAATGTTCCAATAGTTCATCAAACGTATATTACTCTTTTACGGATCGGG ATGACAATTACCATCATCATCATATGACCAATCATGTCTACAAAG AAATCATCACAAGCTATTTATCGCACGTGCCTTACAATCATGGAGTGAAGGAACCTTCTTCTAAATGTCATACAAGAAATCAac TCTGGCAAGACCTTCTACGGTTGCTGAATTCGgatgtttattgtttttatggATTTATTTATCATATGAGAG AAGCCTTTCATGCTCACTCAGAACCACCATGTACTTCATGTCACAGTCCTACTACTAACACCAATTTTAATCACA ACTATGAAGCTTACATCAAGGGAGACTGTTTGAGCGAACACACAG TCTGGTCATTTCTGATGGAAGAAAATTCGAATCATTATTTCGGACAGAGCAGAGAACAACTAGTTGAACAGATGGCAG CTCTTTATCCTGATGGTACTGACAATAAATGCATTTGTTATAAAAAGTTTGATCTTAATTACCCATATCTGCCTTCtgaag ATTATCAATGGGCTCGGACATGTAGGCACAGCGATTCACATTACCATACTTCATTTGCAA ATGCTATAACCCATCTGTTTGGTCACTATTCCCACCACCATTCCACACAGACGTGTCATTCACATGCAGCTG TTTGGCAGGAGCTGAATCGAATTCTGAAGCATGATCATCACCCTGTCCACTGTCTTGAAACTCTCGTCCATATTCTCCAGAGtactgaaatttaa